Genomic DNA from Caloenas nicobarica isolate bCalNic1 chromosome 3, bCalNic1.hap1, whole genome shotgun sequence:
cggaggaagaggagggtgcTCTTCTCCCAGGCGCAGGTCTACGAGCTGGAGCGGCGCTTCAAGCAGCAGAAGTACCTGTCGGCGCCGGAGCGGGAGCACCTGGCCAGCCTGATCCACCTCACCCCCACCCAGGTGAAGATCTGGTTCCAGAACCACCGCTACAAGATGAAGCGCCAGGCCAAGGACAAGGCGGCCGCCCAGCAGCTGCATCCCGACGGCggcctctgccagcagcactcGCCGCGCCGCGTCGCCGTGCCCGTGCTGGTGAAGGACGGCAAACCCTGCCCGCCGCCGGGCAGCGGCACCCCGGGCCCCGGCcagcccgcccccccgccccccgccgcctccgccggggcgctccccgccgccgcccccgccgcccacCCGCACCCCGGCTCGCTGGGGCAGGCGGCCGACCTGGAAGAGCTCTCGCCCAGCCCGCCGGCGCTGCACGGCCAGGTGCCCGCCCTGGCCCCCATGGACTCGGCTGGCGTCGACTACAACGGCGGCATGGTCAGCCCCAACCTGCTCTACGGCAGGACGTGGTAATCCGTGTCTccgtcccccgccccgccccgcggtcGCTCCGGGCCCCGacggccgccccggcccggtGAGGCGCCTGCGGGAGCCCCGACAGCCGCCCGCGGGCCCCCGCTTTATGCGCGCCCCCTCCGCCCTCgcttagttttttttttttagactttcCGGGGTTTTGAAAGGTTGGACCCGAAGGCAGAGCCgcagcggggcgggcggccgggcgggcggccAGGCGTGGGCGCGGGGCCGCGTGTccgtgtgtgtgcgtgtgtgtctgtgcgtgtgtgtgcgcGGCGTGTTCGTGTCCCGTCCGCCTTCGTGCGGGGATGCGCGGCCGCGGGGGCCCGCCCGGGAGAACCGCCCCGACGGGGCGGCCGGCGCCGGGGGGACctgggggcggccggcggggcggggggctccggccccggcccgggcccgcTCTCCTGGGGCCGGACACCGGCAGCCGAAGCCGCGGGCAGCCGGGAGCCCGCGCCGGTCCGCGTATACCTTACAGACCTATTGAAGGCGAACAATAAATCTTCTGAAGTGCAACTTATCTCAgcagaattaattttataaGGGTGCCCCTGAAGTGCAATTTCATTATTATCTGATTGAAGGTAAATTGAATTGTAACTCAAGGTCGAGGAGGCAGCGAGCGGGGCGAGCGgcgggcaggagctgcctttTGGAGGACGGGGAGCGGCTGGAGCGCGAAAATAAAACGAATCCAagcccggcggcggcggagggTGTTTTGGCAGAAGAGCTCTCGAACGCTGGTGCTCTgatttaagggggaaaaaaagtttttatcGTTATTATTAATTATTGCTCAGTAAACGAATGTACGCGCGAAGACAGCGCCGCAAACCCGGCACCTGATGAGCGTCCGACGGGCAGCGGAGAGCGCGGGACCCGCCGGGACAGCGGGAATCGggccccgcagcgcccgggGCCGCAGGAGGAACGGCGGGAGcgctgggccgggccgggcccgcgggGTTCGGCCCCTCGCCTCTTCCCCGAGGAAATGCAACACACCGGGAAACGCATCTCGGAAGTttccgccttttttttttttttttacaataaaagGAAACGGTGTTCTCTAGAGTTGGCTGCTTCGTTCTCAGTGTACGTGCGGATGCGGCTGGACCATCCCCGGACAATCCCCAAACCCCCGTTTTTCCACCTCCCTCTCAGTCGCCAAAAGGATTTGGTTCCGCGGCCCCCGCCTCTGCTCCGAtccgctgctccccagcccctccgggGGCTCCGCGCCGTGAAGGAGCGATTCTGGGGCAGAAAAAACgcatttctgctgctgggaggCCAAGGAGCGGCTCCCGGCCCGCTCCCCAAGGGCCGTGTCGGGGGCCGGGAGGGGCAGGGGGTTCCCTGCCGGCGGCTCCCGGGTGGCGAGCAGCGGGACCCCCTTCCCCTGCCGGCGGCTCCGCAGCGCTgccgctccccgcgccgggCGATGCGCGGCGACcccggcggctccgctcccctccccgGCCGGGCTCGCACGGAGCGTTTCTCCCCGGCTTGCAGGAGGGGTCTGAGCCCGGTGGGGTGAACGAACCCCCCTCCAGCCCTGGTAACGCCAGGTGGGAGGCTTCAGCTTGGCAAATACGTAGATGGAGAAAAGTAGAGCAGTTTCAGGATGGCCACGGGGATCCTGTCCCCAAGGaccatccccacgtcccccggTTGTGCTGGGGTGCAGCGGGGCCACCCAGCAAACAAACAGCCGGCCCGGAGGCTGCTCCAGGGCCAGGCCCTGCGCCCCGGCAGGGGAaccgcagccccggggcccagcgcgggctctgctggggagcaCCGGCCGCTCCGAGACCCTCGGACACGGGGGAAGCCGCACGGACCAGCCCTTCCCAACGCAGCCCCCCAGAGTGTTCATCCAGCCCCGTTTTGGTGCCCTCCACCCCCAAAGGCACGGAGAGAGGGACAAAAGCCCGTGAGGACGAGCCGCCCCGCTCCTTCCTCCGGCCTCGCACTCAACCGCTGCATTTGCATGAAAATTCACCTtggctgctggttttgttctgctcgaaaagcaaaattacttttttgagACCCAAATATTCTCCCAGTGGAGGGAGCAGGCCATTGGTCTCGCAGCTCCAGGCAGGATGGTGACCCTTTGCATCATAATGGGGGACTCCGCTCCACCCTCAGTCACTTGAAAATAATGAATCCAGTTTCATGATTTCTTCCTCCCAAGGTTACAGTGGTCTTGGTCTTTCTCCTCATTGCTGGTGATTAAAATCCGGGCCCTTGAAG
This window encodes:
- the NKX2-4 gene encoding homeobox protein Nkx-2.4 encodes the protein MSLSPKHTTPFSVTDILSPMEESYKKFGGMDGAGGLGAPLGPYRQPPVPGAAAVPQHVVAGPTGPAAYHMPHGVSQFPHGAVGGYCNGGLGNMGELPAYPEGMRSGAAAGGGWYGAGGDPRYSSISRFMGPSAGMNVAGMGGLSGIAEGAKAIVPLHAAPRRKRRVLFSQAQVYELERRFKQQKYLSAPEREHLASLIHLTPTQVKIWFQNHRYKMKRQAKDKAAAQQLHPDGGLCQQHSPRRVAVPVLVKDGKPCPPPGSGTPGPGQPAPPPPAASAGALPAAAPAAHPHPGSLGQAADLEELSPSPPALHGQVPALAPMDSAGVDYNGGMVSPNLLYGRTW